A window from Setaria italica strain Yugu1 chromosome VIII, Setaria_italica_v2.0, whole genome shotgun sequence encodes these proteins:
- the LOC101762799 gene encoding LOW QUALITY PROTEIN: aldehyde dehydrogenase family 3 member H1-like (The sequence of the model RefSeq protein was modified relative to this genomic sequence to represent the inferred CDS: deleted 1 base in 1 codon): protein MAAETVRDLRASFAAGRTRPAQWRAAQLKGIVKMIDEKEADITAALHDDLAKPHMESYLHEISLAKSSCKFALNGIKSWMKPEKVPAAITTFPSSAQIVPEPLGVVLIISAWNYPFLLSIDPVIGAIAAGNAVVLKPSEIAPATSAMFAKLLPEYVDSTCIKVVEGGVTETTALLEQRWDKIFYTGSGTVGRIVLAAAAKHLTPVALELGGKCPVIVDSDVDLHVAVKRIAVGKWGCNSGQACIAPDYIITTKSFAPELVDSLKRVLERFYGKDPLESGDLSRIVNSKHFQRLTELVEEKKVADKIVYGGQTDEKKLKIAPTILLDVPQDTALMTGEIFGPYLPIVTVEKIEESIDYVNSKTKPLAAYLFTKNKKLQQDFVENVPAGGMLVNDVALHLTNPYLPFGGVGDSGTGCYHGKFSFDCFSHKKAVLIRSFGGEAAARYPPYTPEKQKILRGLINGSFIALILALLGFPRERR from the exons ATGGCGGCGGAGACGGTGCGG GACCTGCGGGCCAGCTTCGCGGCGGGGCGGACGCGCCCGGCGCAGTGGCGGGCGGCGCAGCTCAAGGGGATCGTCAAGATGATCGACGAGAAGGAGGCCGACATCACCGCCGCGCTCCACGACGACCTCGCCAAGCCGCACATGGAGTCATACCTCCACGAG ATATCGCTCGCGAAATCCTCGTGCAAGTTTGCGCTCAACGGGATCAAGAGTTGGATGAAGCCGGAAAAG GTACCTGCGGCCATAACTACATTCCCGTCCTCTGCGCAAATCGTCCCGGAGCCCCTCGGTGTGGTGCTCATCATCTCCGCATGGAACTACCCTTTCC TGCTCTCTATTGACCCGGTCATTGGAGCAATCGCTGCTGGAAATGCTGTTGTCCTGAAGCCATCAGAAATAGCGCCAGCAACATCGGCTATGTTTGCAAAGCTGCTGCCTGAGTATGTTGATAGCACATGTATTAAAGTTGTGGAGGGAGGTGTTACGGAAACGACCGCACTCTTGGAACAAAGATGGGATAAGATCTTCTACACAG GTAGCGGAACTGTAGGACGCATAGTGTTGGCAGCAGCCGCAAAGCATCTAACCCCAGTGGCTCTGGAGCTTGGTGGAAAATGCCCTGTTATTGTTGATTCTGATGTTGATCTTCAC GTTGCTGTTAAGAGGATTGCTGTTGGCAAATGGGGATGTAACAGTGGCCAAGCATGCATCGCTCCAGATTACATCATAACAACGAAATCATTTGCACCAGAACTG GTTGACTCTTTGAAAAGAGTTCTGGAAAGGTTCTATGGGAAGGATCCTCTGGAATCAGGGGACTTGTCTCGTATTGTGAATTCTAAACATTTTCAGAGATTGACAGAATTGgtagaagaaaagaaagtaGCTGACAAGATTGTGTATGGCGGCCAGACTGACGAGAAGAAATT AAAAATTGCTCCCACAATATTGTTGGATGTTCCCCAGGATACAGCACTCATGACAGGGGAAATATTTGGCCCCTACCTTCCTATTGTGACG GTCGAAAAGATCGAAGAAAGCATCGACTATGTCAACTCCAAGACAAAGCCACTTGCGGCCTACCTCTTCACCAAGAACAAGAAGCTGCAGCAGGACTTCGTGGAGAACGTCCCTGCAGGAGGAATGCTCGTGAACGACGTCGCGCTGCAT CTCACGAACCCGTACCTCCCcttcggcggcgtcggcgacagCGGGACGGGCTGCTACCACGGCAAGTTCAGCTTCGACTGCTTCAGCCACAAGAAGGCGGTCCTGATCCGCAGcttcggcggcgaggcggcggcgaggtacCCGCCCTACACGCCGGAGAAGCAGAAGATCCTGAGGGGCCTGATCAACGGCAGCTTCATCGCCCTCATCCTGGCGCTCCTGGGGTTCCCCAGGGAGAGGCGCTAG
- the LOC101763207 gene encoding probable methyltransferase PMT26, producing MDGVDLVKDDGNKTRISEESAKVEGAALTVKPLAKAAAATTDTDTTSTAEALPNVQAELLTERAAQNGSFTTQAAESTEEKKKRAGAEKKAKGNKKKKAPGGGAATPAGKWKLCNSSAGADYIPCLDNEAAIKKLKTDKHYEHRERHCPAEPPTCLVPAPPAYRDPIRWPHSRDKIWYHNVPHTALAEYKGHQNWVKVSGEHLTFPGGGTQFKHGALRYIDLIQAAAAPEGAVAWGRRSRVVLDVGCGVASFGGYLFDRDVLTMSLAPKDEHEAQVQFALERGIPAISAVMGTRRLPFPGGVFDVVHCARCRVPWHIDGGMLLLELNRLLRPGGVFVWSATPVYQKLPDDVEIWDEMAKLTKAMCWEMVAKTKHTVVDDQVGVAIFRKPERNGCYEKRPEKAPPLCEPSDDPNAAWNIKLRACMHRVPEDPSERGARWPEPWPERLGKAPYWLDGSQTGVYGKPAPEDFAADLEHWRKVVRSSYLAGMGIDWKTIRNVMDMRAVYGGLAAALREMEVWVMNVVTIDSPDTLPVIYERGLFGIYHDWCESFSTYPRSYDLLHADHLFSKLKPRCKVLPVVVEVDRILRPNGKFIVRDDKETVDEIQSAVRSLQWEVRMTVSKNKEAMLCARKTTWRPTEVESR from the exons ATGGACGGCGTCGACCTGGTGAAGGACGACGGCAACAAGACGCGCATCTCGGAGGAGAGCGCCAAGGTCGAAGGAGCCGCGCTGACGGTGAAGCCACTGGccaaagcggcggcggcgaccaccgACACCGACACCACCAGCACGGCGGAGGCCCTGCCGAACGTCCAGGCGGAGCTGTTGACGGAGCGCGCGGCGCAGAACGGGTCGTTCACAACGCAGGCGgcggagtccaccgaggagaagaagaagcgcgccggcgccgagaagaaggccaaggggaataagaagaagaaggcgccgggcggaggcgcggcgacgCCGGCAGGGAAGTGGAAGCTGTGCAACTCGAGCGCCGGCGCCGACTACATTCCGTGCCTGGACAACGAGGCCGCGATCAAGAAGCTCAAGACGGACAAGCACTACGAGCACCGTGAGCGGCATTGCCCCGCCGAGCCGCCGACGTGCCTggtcccggcgccgccggcgtacCGCGACCCAATCCGGTGGCCGCACAGCCGCGACAAGATCTGGTACCACAACGTGCCGCACACGGCGCTGGCCGAGTACAAGGGGCACCAGAACTGGGTGAAGGTCTCCGGCGAGCACCTAACgttccccggcggcggcacgcagTTCAAGCACGGCGCGCTCCGGTACATCGACCTGAtccaggccgcggcggcgccggagggggcGGTGGCGTGGGGCCGGCGCAGCCGCGTGGTGCTGGACGTCGGCTGCGGCGTGGCAAGCTTCGGCGGGTACCTGTTCGACCGCGACGTGCTGACCATGTCGCTGGCGCCCAAGGACGAGCACGAGGCGCAGGTGCAGTTCGCGCTGGAGCGCGGGATCCCGGCGATCTCCGCCGTGATGGGCACCCGGCGGCTTCCGTTCCCCGGCGGCGTCTTCGACGTCGTGCACTGCGCACGGTGCCGCGTGCCGTGGCACATCGACGGCGGCATGCTCCTCCTCGAGCTCAACCGCCTGCTCCGCCCCGGCGGCGTCTTCGTCTGGTCCGCCACGCCGGTCTACCAGAAGCTACCCGACGACGTCGAGATCTGGGACGAGATGGCGAAGCTGACCAAGGCCATGTGCTGGGAGATGGTGGCGAAGACGAAGCACACCGTCGTCGACGACCAGGTCGGCGTCGCCATCTTCCGGAAGCCGGAGAGAAACGGCTGCTACGAGAAGAGGCCGGAGAAGGCGCCGCCGCTGTGCGAGCCCTCCGACGACCCCAACGCGGCGTGGAACATCAAGCTGCGGGCGTGCATGCACCGCGTGCCGGAGGACCCGTCGGAGCGGGGAGCACGGTGGCCGGAGCCGTGGCCGGAGAGGCTGGGGAAGGCGCCGTACTGGCTGGACGGCAGCCAGACGGGCGTGTACGGGAAGCCGGCGCCGGAGGACTTCGCGGCGGACCTGGAGCACTGGAGGAAGGTGGTGCGGAGCTCGTACCTCGCCGGCATGGGCATCGACTGGAAGACGATCCGGAACGTGATGGACATGAGGGCCGTCTACGgcgggctcgccgccgcgctacGGGAGATGGAGGTGTGGGTGATGAACGTGGTGACCATCGACTCGCCGGACACGCTGCCGGTAATCTACGAGCGCGGGCTGTTCGGGATCTACCACGACTGGTGCGAGTCCTTCAGCACCTACCCGAGGTCCTACGACCTCCTCCATGCCGACCACCTCTTCTCCAAGCTCAAGCCCAG GTGCAAGGTGTTGCCGGTGGTCGTGGAGGTGGACAGGATCCTGAGGCCGAATGGCAAGTTCATCGTGCGGGACGACAAGGAGACGGTGGACGAGATCCAGAGCGCGGTGAGGTCGTTGCAGTGGGAGGTCAGGATGACAGTGTCCAAGAACAAGGAGGCGATGCTGTGTGCGAGGAAGACGACGTGGCGGCCCACGGAGGTCGAGAGCAGATGA
- the LOC101762809 gene encoding senescence-specific cysteine protease SAG39 translates to MAPYIANKKPLVTMALILLAVLTIANCICCTVAARDLPGSGSVAEAAMMVRFERWVTEHGRTYKDAAEKARRFQVFMANAIFVDSSNAAGGKKYHLAINGFADMTHDEFMARYTGYKATPATGMKMPGFQYGNVTQSEPQQAEVDWRQKGAVTGVKNQEDCGCCWAFSAVAAIEGIHHIKTGELVSLSEQQVLDCSTNGNHGCNGGNMDNAFEYIISNGGITTEDAYQYTAIQDMCQSVQPAVTIRSYQDVPRYDEDALAAAVANQPVSVGVDANNFQFYDGGVMTTDSCGTDLNHAVTIVGYGTAEDDSQYWLIKNSWGETWGEGGYLRLERGVNACGVAIQASYPVA, encoded by the exons ATGGCGCCCTACATTGCCAACAAGAAGCCTCTCGTTACGATGGCACTTATTCTGCTCGCTGTCCTAACCATTGCAAACTGCATCTGCTGCACGGTCGCTGCACGGGATCTTCCCGGCAGCGGCTCTGTCGCCGAGGCTGCTATGATGGTGAGGTTTGAGAGGTGGGTGACGGAGCACGGCCGCACGTACAAGGACGCGGCCGAGAAAGCACGAAGGTTCCAGGTTTTCATGGCGAATGCCATTTTTGTTGACAGTTCCAATGCCGCAGGTGGCAAAAAGTATCACCTGGCTATCAATGGGTTTGCCGACATGACTCATGATGAGTTCATGGCGAGGTACACCGGGTACAAGGCCACGCCGGCTACGGGCATGAAGATGCCCGGTTTCCAGTACGGGAACGTTACACAGTCGGAGCCCCAGCAGGCGGAGGTTGACTGGAGGCAGAAAGGTGCAGTTACAGGTGTCAAGAATCAAGAGGATTGCG GTTGTTGCTGGGCGTTCTCCGCGGTGGCGGCCATCGAGGGCATCCACCACATCAAGACAGGTGAGCTGGTttcgctgtcggagcagcagGTACTGGACTGCTCCACCAACGGGAACCACGGTTGCAACGGCGGCAATATGGACAACGCCTTCGAGTACATCATCAGCAACGGCGGAATCACCACCGAGGACGCCTACCAGTACACTGCCATCCAGGACATGTGCCAGTCCGTCCAACCGGCAGTCACTATCAGAAGCTACCAGGACGTGCCCCGCTACGATGAGGACGCGCTCGCAGCGGCTGTTGCCAACCAGCCCGTGTCCGTGGGCGTCGACGCGAACAACTTCCAGTTCTACGACGGCGGCGTGATGACCACGGACAGCTGTGGCACGGACTTGAACCATGCGGTGACGATAGTAGGGTACGGCACAGCTGAGGATGACAGCCAGTACTGGCTGATCAAGAACAGTTGGGGGGAGAcctggggagagggagggtaCCTGAGGCTTGAGAGGGGTGTCAACGCATGTGGCGTTGCCATCCAAGCCTCCTATCCAGTGGCGTAA